In Coleofasciculaceae cyanobacterium, the genomic stretch GCGATGAATCGAAGCATTATCTTGAATAATTACCGTGAATTTCCCAGTATCAAACAATCTTTTTGTTGCCTTGTCTGCTTGAGTATCCATAAACTGAAGGTAGTTTTTAGCTTTGTAAGTCCCCAGTTTTAAACCATACTCAAAACTTTGAGAATCCTCCCACACTCCCATAAGAGCTGATTCTTCTGCCTCTAGTTTTATTTTGAGTAATTGATTTTTGTTGCCCAAGAGCGACCATAACCATAACTCAATGGACTCTCCAAACAACATCCTGACTCATCTAAGTAAAGTAAAGTAATCAATTCTTGTTTTGCCCATAATTTTAGAGTCTCCCAATCTGTTTTTTTGGCTTTTTTGTAATCAGGGTTGGGACTTGTGGGTGGTTTTTGACTTAATCTTTTCCAACGCCATTTTTTTTAAGCAATATACGCCTTACTTGCTCTGCTCCTAATTTGACTTGCCGCTCTCTGGCTAATTTTTGACTTAATTGTCTAGCACTATAATTTCGCTCTTGCGATAACCAGCCTGTCATCGCTTGCCAGTCCTCACTGTTCCATGTTGCTTTTCTTCCTCTGCCCCGAGCTTCCCATAAACCTACTAGCCCATTTGATTCCCAACGATGAATTGCTCCTCTTACCGTTGATGCAGCACATTCTAAATAACTAGCGATCGCTTTAACTGTCCATCCTCTACTATTAAGACGTAATATAGTTGCTCTTTGTTTTGCGACGCGATAGCTAGTGCTAAAGCATACCGCTTCGAGACCGAAGGGCGGAGTGCGGTTTATCCGTGAATCCTTTAGGGCATATCCTTTAGGGTTCGTCTCGGAACTAGATCTGCTAGCTCTAACTGTTTTAGGGTTTTATCTTCATCAAGAGTAAGAATTATCTTTAATGCTGCTGGCATATGCGGAGCGGTATGCCACGGCACTAGCTTCGCGTCGTCCTTTAGGACTGCTAAATTCCCATTCTAAAATTAACCATGTTTTATTTTACGTTTTTTTAGGTGGAACTACTTATCTTCTTTTCCCCTCTATAATAGGCATTTACTGCTTTTTTTGTTAAATCGTAGCTATAAGGAGCAGGCATTTTTTCTTTCTTTTGGCGATCGCCTTAATTCTAGCTAACTTTGTCCTAACCTAGCCCCGTATTGCTATATTTTTCAATAGAGCTAGATTGTTGTAACCAAGAAAAAGTAACATCGACCGCATCTCTTGGAGTAGGCAATTCTTGAAACTCAAACCCAATAGGAAAGATTAAATTATCATTAGCTATAGATTCTGGGACAAAATAATCTTGCCATTCTTGAACTGATTCTAAAGTTTGTTCGAGGGCTGCTAAAACTTCAGTAAAAGTTAGATCCCAAGTTAAATCGCTCTTGATGGGCATCGAGCTAGCTAGCAATCCCATAATTGGGTGCATTTCTTCGTATTCTCGGCGATCGCAATTCATGCCAATAACGATGCTAGATTCTTCTGTCAGTCGCCAGACAAGTATTTGCCAACAGGCTAATAGAATTGTGACTGTAGTGGTTTGGTAGTTTGGGGCGATAGTTTCTAGTTTCGTCGTTACCTCTGGGGCGATCATTATATCTAAAGTTTGAATCTCCCATTTCACCCCTACATTTCACTGCTTATCTGTTATTTCAGTCTTTTGTCACCCCGTGAGCCGATAAATTAAAAACTTATGAACGTCATCTTGTTAAACAAGAAAGAATTGTCAAAAATTCTAGGAGTAGCGCCATCAACTTAAATGTTCAGATGGTTAGAGATGGCTATGCTTGGCACTACGAGAGATAT encodes the following:
- a CDS encoding condensation domain-containing protein, with translation MKWEIQTLDIMIAPEVTTKLETIAPNYQTTTVTILLACWQILVWRLTEESSIVIGMNCDRREYEEMHPIMGLLASSMPIKSDLTWDLTFTEVLAALEQTLESVQEWQDYFVPESIANDNLIFPIGFEFQELPTPRDAVDVTFSWLQQSSSIEKYSNTGLG
- a CDS encoding helix-turn-helix domain-containing protein, whose protein sequence is MNRTPPFGLEAVCFSTSYRVAKQRATILRLNSRGWTVKAIASYLECAASTVRGAIHRWESNGLVGLWEARGRGRKATWNSEDWQAMTGWLSQERNYSARQLSQKLARERQVKLGAEQVRRILLKKNGVGKD